One Sphaerisporangium krabiense DNA segment encodes these proteins:
- the cutA gene encoding divalent-cation tolerance protein CutA gives MPGYVQVQVAVDDRAKAAELARSAVGARLAACAQIVGPVTSVYRWKGELETAEEFLLLVKTTRERAEALTELIRRDHPYETPEIITLPVDGGLGAYLRWIDEETGSSASGGVRAENG, from the coding sequence ATGCCGGGATACGTGCAGGTCCAGGTGGCCGTCGACGACAGGGCCAAGGCCGCGGAACTGGCGCGCTCGGCCGTCGGCGCCCGGCTCGCCGCCTGCGCCCAGATCGTCGGGCCCGTCACCAGCGTCTACCGCTGGAAGGGCGAGCTCGAGACCGCCGAGGAGTTCCTGCTTCTCGTCAAGACCACGCGGGAGCGCGCGGAGGCCCTCACCGAGCTGATCCGCCGCGATCACCCCTACGAGACGCCGGAGATCATCACCCTGCCCGTCGACGGCGGGCTCGGCGCCTATCTTCGCTGGATCGACGAGGAAACCGGTTCGTCCGCCTCCGGCGGGGTTCGTGCGGAGAACGGTTAA
- a CDS encoding type II secretion system F family protein — translation MLENVLAGGAVGLGLFLLVRALFPPRPGLVARLLALDSVREGGDAFRLQLISPDEDVSAFRRELGSRLARFYASRGWEVRSVRADLTLLGKSFEGYLATKVLLAVSGLLAFPVLLGWLALMGWGVSLQVPMWAALIIAVVFFFLPDLQIRRDAAVRRRDFRHAVGAFLDLVAMNLAGGRGVPEALLMAVSVGDGGSSNWAMARIREALANARIVGITPWQALGRLGDEINVDELRDLSAALGLVADDGAKVRASLTARAATMRRRELAEVEGQAGERSQSMLVAQLLLCAGFVIFLSFPAAMKMLGS, via the coding sequence ATGCTTGAGAACGTCCTCGCGGGCGGCGCGGTAGGGCTGGGCCTGTTCCTGCTGGTCAGGGCCCTGTTCCCGCCCCGCCCCGGCCTGGTGGCCCGGCTGCTCGCGCTCGACTCGGTCCGCGAGGGCGGCGACGCCTTCCGTCTCCAGCTCATCAGCCCCGACGAGGACGTCAGCGCCTTCCGCCGCGAGCTCGGCTCGCGGCTCGCCCGCTTCTACGCCTCCCGCGGCTGGGAGGTCCGCTCCGTCCGCGCCGACCTGACCCTGCTCGGCAAGTCCTTCGAGGGCTACCTCGCGACGAAGGTCCTGCTCGCGGTGTCGGGGCTGCTCGCCTTCCCCGTGCTGCTGGGCTGGCTCGCCCTCATGGGGTGGGGCGTGTCGCTCCAGGTGCCGATGTGGGCGGCGCTGATCATCGCGGTGGTCTTCTTCTTCCTGCCCGACCTGCAGATCCGCCGGGACGCCGCCGTGCGCAGGCGCGACTTCCGGCACGCCGTCGGCGCCTTCCTGGACCTGGTGGCGATGAACCTCGCCGGAGGCAGGGGAGTGCCCGAGGCCCTGCTGATGGCGGTCTCGGTCGGCGACGGCGGCTCGTCCAACTGGGCGATGGCCCGCATCCGCGAGGCGCTCGCCAACGCCAGGATCGTCGGCATCACCCCCTGGCAGGCGCTCGGCAGGCTCGGCGACGAGATCAACGTCGACGAGCTGCGCGACCTGTCGGCGGCGCTCGGGCTCGTGGCGGACGACGGCGCCAAGGTCCGGGCCTCGCTCACCGCCCGCGCGGCCACGATGCGGCGGCGCGAGCTGGCCGAGGTCGAGGGCCAGGCCGGCGAGCGCTCCCAGTCGATGCTGGTCGCCCAGCTCCTGCTCTGCGCGGGATTCGTGATCTTTCTCAGTTTTCCGGCAGCGATGAAGATGTTGGGGTCCTAG
- a CDS encoding bacterial transcriptional activator domain-containing protein → MTASRAPSRGTPQAQITRIRPRRTPGDVLAGLAALVALAALMGGVPYALLRFAGPPLPPELLNGDLLTRQIGMGTAIAILVLLVWLTWLQLVVCVIVEVYAGIRRIGMPARVPFSGGPQALANRLVSAALMLFTVSAAAVPIAAFGNAPPPARPAVVAAALAAPAGAAAAAEGSQSTEASTATLDVVRQVKKVYVVQPPHGRHHESLWEIADKCLGDGRRYPEIYRLNQHTTQPDGARLQMADLIRPGWVLDMPDDARGVHVVPADETREATLRRHAGEPVEADGRTQFIVQDAGRHQVGGTGTHDGRDTGTTGGETGADGHDAGTAGRGTGTAGREDADGRPGTGDAAEQGRKVTALPVPAPHRSYHLPAAKETAVPSVKNADRPPQADRSHRTETQDTGGGLDLIDYLAGGSLAAAGLLAALGRRRREQLWNRAFGYRLPRPRGDAASAEVALRLGSDAPGSRVLDNGLRLLGKLLAEQGRVPPTIYAVHLSARGLDLWIHPPEPDAPAPWESHDGGRTWRLPAHEGRGIDEHALADVPAPYPGLVSLGVTESGRVLVDLEAAHGVIAVTGHRVRDALAALAVELATNRWSDGMRVTLVGFGADLTMIAPDRVRAVGSLAEALPDLESRAEEVTASGGEVLTGRVHGRAADPTWPPHFLLSAIAPDPGEAERLARLGRAGARMAAGYVIAGEVPHPTWTWEITEDGKAKIDALGVTVAAQLLPRRHYDAVIELFRTAGRRDGEPVREEEPQELTTPPSVNVRILGPVEIGPVPPLEEGRAELATEMVVYLAAHPQGVHPVVLGGILWPRGVQAVVRDATIARVADWLGADAQGRPNLRTDDTGRLRLGPEVRTDWQLFRELVRRSHNDPGARAMLLERALGLVRGPLLNGRPRGRYAWLAADELEYEVTASVADAAHRLCEVRLAHGDAEGAVAAVRAGLLLAADDEGLWRDLLRAAHATGDPLQLRAVVDGLHRRAASHPYGGGMAPETEALIDELLPSWRLHSMPSA, encoded by the coding sequence ATGACCGCGTCGCGCGCGCCGTCCAGAGGGACACCGCAGGCGCAGATCACGCGTATCCGGCCGCGCAGGACCCCTGGCGACGTCCTCGCCGGGCTCGCGGCGCTCGTCGCCCTGGCCGCGCTCATGGGCGGTGTCCCGTACGCGCTCCTGCGCTTCGCCGGGCCGCCCCTGCCGCCCGAGCTGCTCAACGGCGACCTGCTCACCCGGCAGATCGGCATGGGGACGGCCATCGCGATCCTGGTGCTGCTGGTCTGGCTCACCTGGCTCCAGCTCGTCGTCTGCGTGATCGTCGAGGTGTACGCCGGCATCCGCAGGATCGGCATGCCCGCCCGGGTGCCCTTCTCCGGCGGGCCGCAGGCGCTGGCCAACCGGCTCGTCTCGGCCGCGCTGATGCTCTTCACCGTGTCGGCCGCCGCGGTCCCCATCGCCGCCTTCGGCAACGCCCCGCCGCCGGCCAGGCCCGCCGTGGTCGCCGCCGCCCTCGCCGCGCCCGCCGGCGCCGCCGCCGCCGCGGAAGGCTCCCAGAGCACGGAGGCGTCCACGGCCACGCTCGACGTGGTGCGCCAGGTGAAGAAGGTGTACGTCGTGCAGCCCCCGCACGGCCGCCACCACGAGAGCCTGTGGGAGATCGCCGACAAGTGCCTGGGGGACGGACGGCGCTACCCGGAGATCTACCGGCTCAACCAGCACACGACGCAGCCGGACGGCGCCCGCCTGCAGATGGCCGACCTGATCAGGCCCGGCTGGGTGCTCGACATGCCCGACGACGCGCGCGGCGTCCACGTCGTCCCGGCGGACGAGACCCGCGAGGCCACGCTCAGGCGGCACGCGGGCGAACCGGTCGAGGCCGACGGCCGCACGCAGTTCATCGTCCAGGACGCGGGCCGCCACCAGGTCGGCGGGACCGGCACGCACGACGGCCGCGACACCGGCACGACCGGCGGCGAGACGGGTGCCGACGGCCATGACGCCGGCACGGCGGGCCGCGGCACCGGGACGGCCGGGCGCGAGGACGCGGACGGACGGCCGGGCACGGGCGACGCCGCCGAGCAGGGCAGGAAGGTCACGGCCCTGCCCGTGCCGGCCCCGCACCGCTCCTACCACCTGCCCGCGGCCAAGGAGACGGCCGTGCCGTCCGTCAAGAACGCCGACCGGCCTCCGCAGGCCGACCGGTCGCACCGGACCGAGACCCAGGACACCGGCGGGGGCCTGGACCTGATCGACTACCTGGCCGGGGGCTCGCTGGCCGCCGCCGGGCTGCTGGCCGCGCTCGGGCGCCGCCGCCGCGAGCAGCTCTGGAACCGCGCCTTCGGGTACCGCCTCCCCCGGCCGCGCGGCGACGCCGCGAGCGCGGAGGTCGCGCTGCGCCTCGGGTCCGACGCGCCGGGCAGTCGCGTGCTGGACAACGGCCTGCGCCTGCTGGGCAAGCTGCTGGCCGAGCAGGGCCGCGTCCCGCCGACCATCTACGCCGTCCACCTGTCCGCCCGGGGCCTGGACCTGTGGATCCACCCGCCGGAGCCGGACGCGCCCGCGCCCTGGGAGTCCCACGACGGCGGACGCACCTGGCGGCTGCCCGCCCACGAGGGCCGGGGCATCGACGAGCACGCCCTGGCCGACGTCCCGGCCCCGTACCCGGGGCTGGTCTCGCTCGGCGTCACCGAGTCCGGCCGCGTCCTGGTCGACCTGGAGGCCGCGCACGGCGTGATCGCCGTCACCGGGCACCGCGTCCGGGACGCGCTCGCGGCGCTGGCCGTCGAGTTGGCCACCAACCGCTGGTCCGACGGCATGCGCGTCACGCTCGTCGGCTTCGGCGCCGACCTCACCATGATCGCCCCCGACCGGGTGCGCGCGGTGGGCAGCCTGGCCGAGGCGCTGCCGGACCTGGAGTCCCGGGCCGAGGAGGTGACCGCGTCCGGTGGCGAGGTGCTGACCGGACGGGTGCACGGCCGCGCCGCCGACCCCACCTGGCCGCCGCACTTCCTGCTGTCGGCGATCGCCCCCGACCCCGGCGAGGCCGAGCGCCTGGCCAGGCTCGGCCGCGCGGGCGCCCGCATGGCCGCCGGGTACGTCATCGCGGGCGAGGTCCCGCACCCCACCTGGACGTGGGAGATCACCGAGGACGGCAAGGCGAAGATCGACGCGCTCGGCGTGACGGTGGCGGCGCAGCTCCTGCCCCGGCGCCACTACGACGCGGTGATCGAGCTGTTCCGCACGGCCGGGCGCCGCGACGGCGAGCCGGTGCGCGAGGAGGAGCCCCAGGAGCTCACCACCCCGCCCTCGGTCAACGTCCGCATCCTCGGGCCCGTCGAGATCGGCCCGGTGCCGCCGCTGGAGGAGGGCAGGGCGGAGCTGGCCACCGAGATGGTCGTCTACCTCGCCGCCCACCCGCAGGGCGTCCACCCGGTGGTGCTCGGCGGCATCCTGTGGCCGCGCGGCGTGCAGGCCGTCGTCAGGGACGCCACGATCGCCCGGGTCGCCGACTGGCTCGGCGCCGACGCCCAGGGCAGGCCCAACCTCAGGACCGACGACACCGGCAGGCTCAGGCTCGGGCCCGAGGTGCGCACGGACTGGCAGCTCTTCCGCGAGCTGGTGCGCCGTTCCCACAACGACCCCGGCGCGCGGGCCATGCTGCTGGAGCGGGCCCTCGGCCTGGTGCGCGGGCCGCTGCTCAACGGCAGGCCGCGCGGGCGCTACGCCTGGCTGGCCGCCGACGAGCTGGAGTACGAGGTCACCGCGAGCGTGGCGGACGCCGCGCACCGGCTCTGCGAGGTGCGCCTGGCCCACGGGGACGCCGAGGGCGCGGTGGCGGCGGTGCGGGCCGGCCTGCTGCTGGCCGCCGACGACGAAGGGCTCTGGCGCGACCTGCTCAGGGCCGCGCACGCCACCGGTGACCCGCTCCAGCTGCGCGCCGTCGTGGACGGCCTGCACCGCAGGGCGGCCTCGCATCCCTACGGCGGCGGGATGGCCCCCGAGACCGAGGCGCTCATCGACGAGCTGCTGCCGTCCTGGCGGTTGCACTCCATGCCGTCGGCGTGA
- a CDS encoding pilus assembly protein TadG-related protein — translation MSVPPDDTGSMSVFTVIFSVTVFLLAGLLVDGGAAINARLRASDIAEQAARAAADQIDVEHLRATGNVRLLGDERAVCGKARELVAAHRDAAVRLTRCAMGAAQGEVAVTVGVRWSAVFLGAFGFPGSEMSGAAAAGPDAGDQPP, via the coding sequence ATGAGCGTCCCGCCGGATGACACGGGGTCGATGTCGGTGTTCACGGTCATCTTCTCGGTGACGGTGTTCCTGCTGGCCGGGCTGCTGGTCGACGGCGGGGCCGCGATCAACGCGCGATTGCGCGCGTCCGACATCGCCGAGCAGGCGGCGCGCGCCGCCGCCGACCAGATCGACGTCGAACACCTGCGGGCCACCGGGAACGTGCGCCTGCTCGGCGACGAGCGTGCCGTCTGCGGGAAGGCGCGCGAGCTCGTCGCCGCCCACCGTGACGCCGCCGTCCGGCTCACGCGGTGCGCCATGGGCGCGGCGCAGGGCGAGGTCGCCGTCACGGTCGGCGTCCGCTGGAGCGCGGTGTTCCTGGGCGCGTTCGGGTTCCCCGGGTCGGAGATGTCCGGCGCCGCGGCGGCGGGCCCCGACGCGGGCGACCAGCCGCCGTGA
- a CDS encoding COG4315 family predicted lipoprotein, which yields MDRILASSIGLATTVLLVSACGGSTTPNANYSRAAANATESPTPTGTETGYPGTSPTASPTGTASPGGSPTASPGVSPTESASPMPTPEHAKVRVADSRYGKVLVGENGRALYVFDKDTDNTSNCNDACATAWPPLVTRDKPRAGEGVKESLLGTTTRKQGEKQVTYNKHPLYYFSGDKVSGDFNGQGKTGFGGKWHLIDPEGKKVEK from the coding sequence ATGGACAGAATCCTGGCGTCGAGCATCGGGCTGGCCACAACGGTCCTGCTGGTGAGCGCTTGCGGCGGTTCGACCACGCCGAACGCCAACTACAGCAGGGCCGCGGCCAACGCCACGGAATCTCCGACCCCGACGGGCACGGAAACCGGCTACCCCGGCACGTCTCCCACCGCCTCCCCGACCGGGACGGCCTCGCCCGGCGGCTCTCCGACCGCCTCGCCCGGCGTCTCGCCCACCGAGTCCGCGAGCCCCATGCCGACGCCCGAGCACGCCAAGGTGCGGGTCGCCGATTCCCGGTACGGCAAGGTGCTGGTGGGCGAGAACGGCAGGGCCCTGTACGTCTTCGACAAGGACACCGACAACACGTCCAACTGCAACGACGCCTGCGCCACCGCCTGGCCTCCGCTGGTCACCCGGGACAAGCCCCGCGCGGGCGAGGGCGTGAAGGAGAGCCTGCTCGGCACCACGACGCGCAAGCAGGGCGAGAAGCAGGTCACCTACAACAAGCACCCGCTGTACTACTTCAGCGGCGACAAGGTCTCCGGCGACTTCAACGGCCAGGGCAAGACCGGTTTCGGCGGCAAGTGGCATCTGATCGACCCCGAAGGCAAGAAAGTGGAGAAGTAG
- a CDS encoding CpaF family protein, translating into MSIDHTLVKRFRQEVGDRLAHQRRLDQASGLVPMSGEDERQFARALISQVLEEHARNEIGSGRTPPTAEEEEALAAGIHAALFGVGRLQPLLDDPEVENIDVNGCDRVFVGYADGQEVMHDPVADSDEELIELIQILAAYSGLSSRAFDTANPQLDLRLPDGSRLSAVMDVTVRPAVSIRRARLGKVFLSDLVGNGTLTPELGRFLSAAVAARKNIMIAGSTNAGKTTLLRALANEIPPHERLITVERALELGLDQFPELHPNVVAFEHRLPNSEGQGEITMAELVRRSLRMNPSRVIVGEVLGDEIVTMLNAMTQGNDGSLSTIHANSSMEVFNRIATYALQAEERLPVEATHMLIAGAIDFVVFIEKRNDYHQGGRLRRFVASVREVAGVDGRVLSSEVFAPGPDGHAVPLAPIACLEDLVPHGYDPARGAWS; encoded by the coding sequence GTGAGCATCGACCACACGCTGGTGAAACGGTTCCGGCAGGAGGTCGGCGACCGCCTCGCCCACCAGCGCCGCCTGGACCAGGCGAGCGGCCTCGTCCCCATGTCCGGCGAGGACGAGCGCCAGTTCGCCCGCGCCCTGATCTCGCAGGTCCTCGAGGAGCACGCCCGCAACGAGATCGGCTCGGGGCGCACCCCGCCGACGGCCGAGGAGGAAGAGGCGCTGGCGGCGGGCATCCACGCCGCCCTGTTCGGCGTCGGCAGGCTCCAGCCGCTGCTGGACGACCCCGAGGTCGAGAACATCGACGTCAACGGCTGCGACCGCGTCTTCGTCGGATACGCCGACGGCCAGGAGGTCATGCACGACCCCGTGGCCGACTCCGACGAGGAGCTGATCGAGCTGATCCAGATCCTCGCCGCCTACAGCGGCCTGTCCAGCCGCGCCTTCGACACCGCCAACCCCCAGCTCGACCTGCGGCTGCCCGACGGCTCGCGCCTGTCGGCCGTCATGGACGTCACCGTGCGGCCCGCGGTGTCGATCCGCCGCGCCCGCCTCGGCAAGGTCTTCCTCAGCGACCTGGTCGGCAACGGCACCCTCACCCCCGAGCTGGGCCGCTTCCTGTCCGCCGCCGTGGCCGCGCGCAAGAACATCATGATCGCCGGGTCCACGAACGCGGGGAAGACCACCCTGCTGCGGGCGCTGGCCAACGAGATCCCGCCCCACGAGCGGCTGATCACCGTCGAACGCGCCCTCGAGCTGGGCCTCGACCAGTTCCCCGAGCTGCACCCGAACGTCGTGGCCTTCGAGCACCGCCTGCCCAACTCCGAGGGGCAGGGCGAGATCACCATGGCCGAGCTGGTCCGCAGGTCGCTGCGCATGAACCCCAGCCGCGTGATCGTCGGCGAGGTGCTGGGCGACGAGATCGTCACGATGCTCAACGCCATGACCCAGGGCAACGACGGGTCGCTGTCGACCATCCACGCCAACTCCTCCATGGAGGTCTTCAACCGCATCGCCACCTACGCCCTGCAGGCCGAGGAGCGCCTCCCCGTCGAGGCCACCCACATGCTCATCGCGGGCGCCATCGACTTCGTCGTCTTCATCGAGAAGCGCAACGACTACCACCAGGGCGGGCGCCTGCGCCGCTTCGTCGCCAGCGTCCGCGAGGTCGCCGGCGTGGACGGCCGGGTGCTGTCCTCGGAGGTCTTCGCCCCGGGCCCGGACGGCCACGCCGTGCCGCTCGCGCCGATCGCCTGCCTGGAGGACCTCGTCCCGCACGGCTACGACCCGGCGAGGGGGGCCTGGTCATGA
- a CDS encoding Flp family type IVb pilin: MYTPPWLEYLVAVLHVRIHRARTAPSRGASAVEWVIITAIIAGVALGLATLIKTLVTQKQNEIQTNFGGGGDRKP, translated from the coding sequence ATGTACACACCGCCATGGCTCGAATACCTGGTCGCCGTGCTCCACGTGCGGATCCACCGCGCGCGGACCGCCCCCTCGCGCGGAGCGTCCGCGGTCGAGTGGGTGATCATCACGGCGATCATCGCGGGCGTGGCCCTCGGTCTCGCCACGCTGATCAAGACCCTGGTCACCCAGAAGCAGAACGAGATCCAGACCAACTTCGGCGGCGGAGGCGACCGAAAGCCGTGA
- a CDS encoding TadE/TadG family type IV pilus assembly protein codes for MAVEAVMLAPLFLIFLTFLVGAGRVVEAQGEVNGAARDAARAASVQRTRPAAERAAREAAVSALRGQCRPDVSLTGSDWREGGSVRAQVTCELRLDFLGFGAIKRTTGASVVPLELFRRVR; via the coding sequence ATGGCGGTCGAGGCCGTCATGCTCGCGCCCCTGTTCCTGATCTTCCTGACCTTCCTGGTCGGGGCGGGGCGCGTGGTCGAGGCCCAGGGCGAGGTCAACGGGGCCGCGCGGGACGCCGCGCGCGCCGCCTCCGTGCAGCGCACGCGCCCCGCGGCGGAGCGCGCGGCGCGGGAGGCGGCGGTCTCGGCGCTGCGCGGGCAGTGCCGTCCCGACGTCAGCCTCACCGGCAGCGACTGGCGCGAGGGCGGCAGCGTCCGCGCGCAGGTCACCTGCGAGCTGCGCCTGGACTTCCTCGGCTTCGGCGCGATCAAGCGCACCACCGGCGCCTCCGTGGTGCCGCTCGAACTCTTCCGGAGGGTGCGATGA
- a CDS encoding type II secretion system F family protein: MIPMPTGLLDWLALLAGAATGGGLFLFGLALYGVRRKPATPDRGARRRELLRRLSTRSAVATITGGLVLVVSGWPVMAAGAVLLVLAWRGLTGGASEERAAMVRLEGLAAWTESLRDTIAGAAGLEQAIPSSIRAAAPTLRPHLRSLVDRLHTRMPLPDALRLFADELDDPSADLVVAALILNAKLRGPGLREVLGALAVSAREELDMRRRVEAERRSTRRSVQIVVGTALAFAALLVVFNRSYVAEYDSLLGQAVLVVVAALFGAGFAWMRRLARFDKPARLLGAVASAPVEREPVAGGVHA, encoded by the coding sequence ATGATCCCCATGCCCACCGGCCTGCTCGACTGGCTCGCGCTGCTGGCCGGGGCCGCGACCGGCGGCGGCCTGTTCCTGTTCGGCCTGGCCCTCTACGGCGTGCGGCGAAAGCCCGCCACCCCCGACCGGGGGGCGCGCCGCCGTGAGCTGCTGCGCAGGCTCTCCACGCGGTCGGCGGTCGCCACCATCACCGGCGGCCTGGTGCTGGTCGTCAGCGGCTGGCCGGTCATGGCGGCGGGCGCCGTCCTGCTCGTCCTGGCCTGGCGCGGCCTGACCGGCGGCGCGTCGGAGGAACGCGCGGCCATGGTCCGGCTGGAGGGCCTGGCCGCCTGGACCGAGTCGCTGCGCGACACCATCGCCGGGGCCGCGGGCCTGGAGCAGGCGATCCCGTCCTCGATCCGCGCGGCGGCCCCCACCCTGCGGCCGCACCTGCGCTCGCTGGTCGACCGCCTCCACACCCGCATGCCCCTGCCCGACGCGCTGCGCCTGTTCGCCGACGAACTGGACGACCCATCGGCGGACCTCGTGGTCGCCGCCCTGATACTCAACGCCAAACTGCGCGGCCCCGGGCTGCGCGAGGTGCTGGGCGCGCTCGCGGTCTCGGCGCGCGAGGAGCTCGACATGCGCCGCCGCGTCGAGGCCGAGCGCAGGTCCACCCGCCGCAGCGTGCAGATCGTGGTCGGCACGGCGCTGGCCTTCGCCGCGCTGCTGGTCGTCTTCAACCGCTCCTACGTCGCGGAGTACGACTCGCTGCTCGGCCAGGCCGTGCTGGTCGTGGTGGCCGCGCTGTTCGGCGCGGGGTTCGCCTGGATGCGGCGCCTGGCCCGCTTCGACAAGCCCGCGCGCCTGCTCGGCGCCGTCGCCTCCGCCCCCGTGGAGCGCGAACCCGTCGCGGGAGGCGTGCATGCTTGA